The following proteins come from a genomic window of Vidua chalybeata isolate OUT-0048 chromosome 2, bVidCha1 merged haplotype, whole genome shotgun sequence:
- the CHODL gene encoding chondrolectin isoform X3 encodes MWAGGGLGLAAVLAAAVLCGPGALAGRVLSGQKVCYGAFKHSCYKLAYFQDLSRRVGFQEARQACEIDGGALLSLESEAEQQLIENMLQNLTKSGSGISDGDFWIGLWRSGDGLATSSACPDLYQWADGSMSPFRNWYTDEPSCGSEACVVMYHQPTANPGLGGPYLYQWNDDRCNMKHNFICKYAPDIFPTVPAGNPYDTSKPEDQYHIIATETGIIPNLIYVVIPTIPLLLLILVAFGTCCFQMLHKSKGRTKTSPNQSTLWISKTPRKDSSMEV; translated from the exons ATGTGGGCCggaggagggctggggctggcggCCGTGCTGGCGGCCGCGGTGCTGTGCGGGCCCGGGGCGCTCGCCGGGCGCGTCCTCAGCG gccAGAAGGTGTGCTATGGTGCCTTCAAGCATTCGTGTTACAAGTTAGCCTATTTCCAGGACTTGTCTAGACGCGTGGGCTTCCAGGAGGCCCGCCAGGCTTGTGAAATCGATGGTGGGGCTTTACTGAGCTTGGAAAGtgaagctgagcagcagctaATAGAAAACATGCTGCAAAACCTCACCAAATCAGGCTCTGGGATTTCTGATGGTGACTTCTGGATTGGGCTGTGGAGAAGTGGCGATGGACTGGCCACTTCGAGTGCTTGCCCCGACCTCTACCAGTGGGCTGATGGAAGTATGTCACCATTCAG AAATTGGTACACAGATGAGCCTTCCTGTGGAAGCGAAGCCTGTGTGGTGATGTATCATCAGCCAACTGCAAACCCTGGTCTGGGAGGGCCATACCTTTATCAATGGAACGATGATAGATGCAACATGAAGCACAATTTTATCTGCAAATATGCCCCAG atatttttccaaCAGTGCCAGCAGGAAATCCTTATGACACAAGCAAACCAGAGGATCAGTATCATATTATTGCTACTGAAACAG GTATAATTCCGAATTTAATTTATGTTGTAATACCCACTATACCACTGCTGCTGTTGATACTGGTGGCTTTTGGGACTTGCTGTTTCCAGATGCTTcataaaag taaaggaagaacaaaaaccagtccaaaccagtccaCACTATGGATTTCAAAGACGCCTAGGAAGGACAGTAGCATGGAGGTATAA
- the CHODL gene encoding chondrolectin isoform X1, with protein sequence MWAGGGLGLAAVLAAAVLCGPGALAGRVLSGQKVCYGAFKHSCYKLAYFQDLSRRVGFQEARQACEIDGGALLSLESEAEQQLIENMLQNLTKSGSGISDGDFWIGLWRSGDGLATSSACPDLYQWADGSMSPFRNWYTDEPSCGSEACVVMYHQPTANPGLGGPYLYQWNDDRCNMKHNFICKYAPDNVLEKELGDRAEPEYDIFPTVPAGNPYDTSKPEDQYHIIATETGIIPNLIYVVIPTIPLLLLILVAFGTCCFQMLHKSKGRTKTSPNQSTLWISKTPRKDSSMEV encoded by the exons ATGTGGGCCggaggagggctggggctggcggCCGTGCTGGCGGCCGCGGTGCTGTGCGGGCCCGGGGCGCTCGCCGGGCGCGTCCTCAGCG gccAGAAGGTGTGCTATGGTGCCTTCAAGCATTCGTGTTACAAGTTAGCCTATTTCCAGGACTTGTCTAGACGCGTGGGCTTCCAGGAGGCCCGCCAGGCTTGTGAAATCGATGGTGGGGCTTTACTGAGCTTGGAAAGtgaagctgagcagcagctaATAGAAAACATGCTGCAAAACCTCACCAAATCAGGCTCTGGGATTTCTGATGGTGACTTCTGGATTGGGCTGTGGAGAAGTGGCGATGGACTGGCCACTTCGAGTGCTTGCCCCGACCTCTACCAGTGGGCTGATGGAAGTATGTCACCATTCAG AAATTGGTACACAGATGAGCCTTCCTGTGGAAGCGAAGCCTGTGTGGTGATGTATCATCAGCCAACTGCAAACCCTGGTCTGGGAGGGCCATACCTTTATCAATGGAACGATGATAGATGCAACATGAAGCACAATTTTATCTGCAAATATGCCCCAG ATAATGTCTTAGAAAAAGAATTAGgagacagagcagagccagAATACG atatttttccaaCAGTGCCAGCAGGAAATCCTTATGACACAAGCAAACCAGAGGATCAGTATCATATTATTGCTACTGAAACAG GTATAATTCCGAATTTAATTTATGTTGTAATACCCACTATACCACTGCTGCTGTTGATACTGGTGGCTTTTGGGACTTGCTGTTTCCAGATGCTTcataaaag taaaggaagaacaaaaaccagtccaaaccagtccaCACTATGGATTTCAAAGACGCCTAGGAAGGACAGTAGCATGGAGGTATAA
- the CHODL gene encoding chondrolectin isoform X2: MWAGGGLGLAAVLAAAVLCGPGALAGRVLSGQKVCYGAFKHSCYKLAYFQDLSRRVGFQEARQACEIDGGALLSLESEAEQQLIENMLQNLTKSGSGISDGDFWIGLWRSGDGLATSSACPDLYQWADGSMSPFRNWYTDEPSCGSEACVVMYHQPTANPGLGGPYLYQWNDDRCNMKHNFICKYAPDNVLEKELGDRAEPEYDIFPTVPAGNPYDTSKPEDQYHIIATETGIIPNLIYVVIPTIPLLLLILVAFGTCCFQMLHKRLPQHGDLSSESHNPWPTRTCLA, translated from the exons ATGTGGGCCggaggagggctggggctggcggCCGTGCTGGCGGCCGCGGTGCTGTGCGGGCCCGGGGCGCTCGCCGGGCGCGTCCTCAGCG gccAGAAGGTGTGCTATGGTGCCTTCAAGCATTCGTGTTACAAGTTAGCCTATTTCCAGGACTTGTCTAGACGCGTGGGCTTCCAGGAGGCCCGCCAGGCTTGTGAAATCGATGGTGGGGCTTTACTGAGCTTGGAAAGtgaagctgagcagcagctaATAGAAAACATGCTGCAAAACCTCACCAAATCAGGCTCTGGGATTTCTGATGGTGACTTCTGGATTGGGCTGTGGAGAAGTGGCGATGGACTGGCCACTTCGAGTGCTTGCCCCGACCTCTACCAGTGGGCTGATGGAAGTATGTCACCATTCAG AAATTGGTACACAGATGAGCCTTCCTGTGGAAGCGAAGCCTGTGTGGTGATGTATCATCAGCCAACTGCAAACCCTGGTCTGGGAGGGCCATACCTTTATCAATGGAACGATGATAGATGCAACATGAAGCACAATTTTATCTGCAAATATGCCCCAG ATAATGTCTTAGAAAAAGAATTAGgagacagagcagagccagAATACG atatttttccaaCAGTGCCAGCAGGAAATCCTTATGACACAAGCAAACCAGAGGATCAGTATCATATTATTGCTACTGAAACAG GTATAATTCCGAATTTAATTTATGTTGTAATACCCACTATACCACTGCTGCTGTTGATACTGGTGGCTTTTGGGACTTGCTGTTTCCAGATGCTTcataaaag GCTTCCACAACATGGTGACCTTTCCTCTGAAAGCCACAACCCATGGCCAACCAGGACATGCCTAGCTTGA